In Fusobacterium canifelinum, a genomic segment contains:
- the ftcD gene encoding glutamate formimidoyltransferase has product MNKVLMAEVNISEGTNNELIEKVKKSFIDEKNIEIVDIDSNVDHNRTVFTYKGEPSAVLNATKKLAKCAVELIDMRNHKGSHPRMGAVDVVPFIPVKNVTTEEAVEIAKEFGKFLGEQGVPVYFYEDAQEKEYRKTLPSIRKGQYEALEEKMKDPKWAPDEGPKEFNPKSGGTVTGARFPLVAFNINLDTYNLEIGKKIVKAVRSATGGYSCIRAIALELEEKKQIQVSMNMINYEKTPIHRVFETIKSEANRYNVNIVDTELVGPVPIYALRDVLDFYLRIADSFSVDQIYF; this is encoded by the coding sequence ATGAATAAAGTCTTAATGGCAGAAGTAAATATTAGTGAAGGAACAAATAATGAATTAATTGAAAAAGTAAAAAAATCATTTATAGATGAAAAAAATATAGAGATAGTTGATATAGATTCTAATGTTGATCACAATAGAACAGTTTTTACTTACAAAGGAGAACCTAGTGCTGTTTTAAATGCTACTAAAAAGTTAGCTAAATGTGCCGTAGAATTGATAGATATGAGAAATCATAAAGGTTCTCACCCTAGAATGGGAGCTGTGGATGTAGTTCCTTTTATTCCAGTTAAAAATGTAACAACAGAAGAAGCAGTTGAAATTGCAAAAGAATTTGGAAAATTTTTAGGAGAACAAGGTGTTCCCGTATATTTTTATGAAGATGCTCAAGAAAAAGAATATAGAAAAACTTTACCTAGTATAAGAAAAGGTCAATATGAAGCTTTAGAAGAAAAAATGAAAGATCCTAAATGGGCTCCAGATGAAGGTCCAAAAGAATTTAATCCAAAATCTGGTGGAACAGTTACTGGAGCAAGATTCCCATTAGTAGCTTTTAATATTAACCTAGATACATATAATCTTGAAATTGGTAAAAAAATTGTAAAAGCAGTTAGATCTGCTACTGGTGGATATTCTTGTATTAGAGCAATAGCTTTAGAACTTGAAGAAAAGAAACAAATTCAAGTATCAATGAATATGATAAATTATGAAAAAACTCCTATACATAGAGTTTTTGAAACTATAAAATCTGAAGCTAATAGATACAATGTAAATATTGTTGATACTGAATTAGTAGGACCAGTTCCTATATATGCTTTAAGAGATGTTTTAGATTTCTATTTAAGAATTGCAGATAGCTTCTCAGTTGATCAAATCTATTTTTAG